In Erigeron canadensis isolate Cc75 chromosome 6, C_canadensis_v1, whole genome shotgun sequence, the following are encoded in one genomic region:
- the LOC122604795 gene encoding signal recognition particle subunit SRP72-like translates to MYFSDDEIDIKLAPVAVQGLCTAVFLLQLLGNKQGAIASYTDLINRNLPDESSNEIAINKLIALKGPKDISDGLKKLDRLIEKNNPEILLLARAQIAAAAGHPQVASESLLKIPDIQHMPATVATLASLKERARDINGASSRLDSAISYWSNAMTEESKLSVIMQEATAFKLKHGKKEEASQLYEKLVKIHNSIDALLRLIQTSANTDVETAVTYAKQLKPLPGLISVDVNALEKTSGAKHIKNGSHLANKIELYETKSKDRAKKKRKRKPRYPKRFDPAKPGPALDPERWIPSRERSSFRLKRKDKRVAQIR, encoded by the exons ATGTATTTTTCTGATGATGAAATAGATATTAAGTTGGCACCCGTAGCAGTGCAAGGCCTATGTACAGCAG TATTTCTACTTCAGCTGTTGGGAAACAAACAAGGAGCCATTGCATCTTATACAGACCTTATCAATCGGAACTTGCCCGATGAGTCTTCAAATGAAATAGCAATTAACAAATTAATAGCATTGAAGGGTCCTAAAGATATATCCGATGGCCTAAAGAAGCTTGATCGTTTGATAGAAAAGAACAAT CCAGAGATCCTTCTGCTGGCCAGGGCACAGATTGCAGCAGCTGCAGGGCATCCTCAGGTTGCATCGGAATCTTTATTAAAGATACCTGATATTCAGCACATGCCCGCTACTGTTGCCACTCTTGCATCTCTCAAAGAACGCGCCAGAGACATAAATGGTGCTAGTTCCAGGCTCGATTCTGCGATTAGTTATTGGTCAAATGCCATGACTGAAGAGAGTAAGCTGAGTGTTATCATGCAAGAGGCCACAGCTTTTAAGCTTAAACACGGGAAAAAAGAGGAAGCATCACAACTCTATGAAAAGCTTGTAAAAATCCATAATAGCATCGATGCGTTATTAAGGTTGATACAAACGTCTGCTAATACCGATGTCGAAACGGCAGTAACTTATGCGAAACAACTCAAACCTCTTCCTGGTTTGATATCTGTCGATGTAAATGCCTTGGAGAAAACATCTGGTGCAAAACACATTAAAAACGGGTCTCACTTGGCGAACAAGATTGAACTTTATGAAACAAAAAGCAAGGATAGAgcaaagaagaaaaggaaaagaaagccAAGGTACCCGAAAAGGTTTGACCCAGCTAAACCAGGTCCAGCACTAGATCCAGAGCGATGGATACCTAGTAGAGAGAGATCTAGCTTCAGGTTAAAGAGGAAAGATAAGAGGGTGGCTCAGATTAGATGA